AAGAGGAATTTGTAAACGAGAGCCGTTTCGCCCGGTCTTTTGCCAGAGGCAAATTCAGGCTGAAAAAATGGGGTAAAAACCGCATCCGCATGGAACTCAAAATGCGGGAAATCCCAGAAGATCTGATACGAAAAGGACTAGCAGAAATCGATCCAGAAGAATATTACGAAACGCTTTTGACCCTGACCGAAAAGAAATGGGATACCACAAAAGAACCAGATGCCTATAAGAAAAAATACAAGGTCATCCAGTATTTAATGAACAGGGGATTTGAAATGGATCTGGTGAAGGAAGCGATTGAGAGTTTGAATACGTCGACTGACGACTGACCACAGTCCACCGCCACCAAATTTCAAAAATCTATCATTAATGTTTCAGGACAGCTGTTGACCGTCGACGGTGGTCTGTTGACACTATATCATCTCACTCATAATCTTCGCAGAAAGCAAGCAAAGCGGAATGCCACCACCAGGATGCACAGAACCTCCACAGAAATAGAGATTTTTTATAGCCGATGAATAATTCGCGTGGCGGAGAAAGGCTGCAAACTTATTATTGGAGCTATTTCCGTAAAGGGCGCCTTGGGCCGAGGAAGTCTTAGACTCTATAG
This genomic window from Algoriphagus sp. TR-M9 contains:
- a CDS encoding regulatory protein RecX, whose product is MSSWGKYKANESGKKSWSQEEAFEKLTTFCAYQDRCPWEIRRKLYEKGIKDEPAERLIAELVQEEFVNESRFARSFARGKFRLKKWGKNRIRMELKMREIPEDLIRKGLAEIDPEEYYETLLTLTEKKWDTTKEPDAYKKKYKVIQYLMNRGFEMDLVKEAIESLNTSTDD